The Planococcus donghaensis genome contains a region encoding:
- the sufC gene encoding Fe-S cluster assembly ATPase SufC: MYMSTLVIKDLHVKIEDKEILKGVDLTINTGEIHAIMGPNGTGKSTLASAIMGHPKYEVTQGTITLDGEDVLEMEVDERARAGLFLGMQYPSEISGVTNADFMRSAMNARREEGDEVSLMKFIRELDSKMEVLDMEQEMAQRYLNEGFSGGEKKRNEILQLMMIKPKIAVLDEIDSGLDIDALKVVSEGINQMRSENFGCLIITHYQRLLNYITPDHVHVMMQGRVVKSGGEELSHKLEAEGYDWIKAELGIEDETVGQA, translated from the coding sequence ATATACATGTCAACTTTGGTCATTAAAGATTTACACGTTAAAATCGAAGACAAAGAGATTTTAAAGGGTGTAGACTTAACAATTAATACAGGTGAAATTCACGCAATTATGGGACCTAACGGTACTGGTAAATCTACATTAGCATCAGCTATCATGGGTCATCCTAAATATGAAGTAACTCAAGGAACAATTACGCTAGACGGTGAAGATGTTCTTGAGATGGAAGTTGACGAACGCGCTCGCGCTGGTCTTTTCCTAGGAATGCAATACCCAAGCGAAATTTCTGGCGTAACTAACGCTGACTTTATGCGTTCTGCTATGAATGCACGTCGCGAAGAAGGCGATGAAGTGTCATTGATGAAATTTATCCGTGAACTAGACAGCAAAATGGAAGTTCTGGATATGGAACAAGAAATGGCACAACGTTACTTGAACGAAGGCTTCTCAGGTGGAGAAAAGAAACGTAACGAAATTTTACAGCTTATGATGATCAAGCCAAAAATCGCTGTTCTAGACGAAATTGACTCTGGACTTGATATTGATGCATTGAAAGTTGTTTCAGAAGGCATCAACCAAATGAGAAGCGAAAATTTTGGTTGCCTTATTATCACTCACTACCAACGCCTACTAAACTACATTACTCCTGACCACGTTCATGTAATGATGCAAGGACGCGTTGTTAAATCAGGTGGGGAAGAACTTTCTCACAAACTTGAAGCTGAAGGCTATGACTGGATCAAAGCTGAACTTGGTATTGAAGACGAGACTGTAGGACAAGCATAA
- a CDS encoding MetQ/NlpA family ABC transporter substrate-binding protein — protein sequence MKKFVVGTALTALVLAGCGNGNGGASEEESATLRVGASNVPHAEILEKAKPMLEEQGIDLEIETYQDYILPNKDLESGEIDANYFQTVPYLETQIADNGYEFENAGGIHIEPIGVYSQKHASLDELPQDATILMSNSVSEQGRILSLLEVEGLITLAEDVDKTSAEVSDIVENPKNLQFEPDYEAALLVQLYESGEGDAVLINSNYAIDAGISPLEDSIAIESSDSPYVNIIAVRAGDEDNENVKALVEVLTSQEIQDFILEEWGGSVVPVD from the coding sequence ATGAAGAAATTTGTAGTAGGAACAGCGTTAACAGCATTAGTACTAGCAGGATGCGGCAATGGAAATGGTGGAGCGAGCGAAGAAGAATCTGCAACATTACGCGTAGGAGCTTCTAACGTGCCTCACGCTGAAATTTTAGAAAAAGCGAAACCTATGCTTGAAGAACAAGGAATTGACTTAGAAATCGAAACGTATCAGGATTATATCCTGCCAAATAAAGATTTAGAGTCTGGTGAAATTGATGCCAACTATTTCCAAACTGTGCCTTACTTAGAGACGCAAATAGCTGATAATGGTTATGAGTTTGAAAATGCTGGAGGGATTCACATTGAACCAATCGGTGTTTATTCACAAAAACATGCTTCTCTTGATGAATTACCACAAGATGCAACCATTTTGATGAGCAACTCGGTATCGGAGCAGGGGCGTATTTTATCGCTGCTTGAGGTAGAAGGCTTAATCACATTGGCAGAAGATGTAGATAAAACATCGGCTGAAGTGAGCGATATTGTTGAAAATCCGAAAAATTTACAATTTGAGCCAGACTATGAAGCAGCTTTGCTCGTTCAATTATATGAATCGGGTGAAGGAGATGCAGTCTTGATCAACTCCAACTATGCAATTGATGCTGGCATCAGCCCTTTAGAAGATTCAATTGCAATAGAATCATCTGATTCGCCATATGTAAATATTATTGCTGTACGTGCAGGCGACGAAGATAATGAAAATGTGAAAGCATTAGTTGAAGTGTTAACATCTCAGGAAATCCAAGATTTCATTTTGGAAGAATGGGGCGGCTCAGTAGTACCAGTAGATTGA
- a CDS encoding dicarboxylate/amino acid:cation symporter, producing MKFNFGLLPRIVVAIVLGVLIGLVAPENLVRVFATFTSIFGNFLNFVVPLIILGFIAPGIAKLGKGSGKLLGVATGIAYASTITAGVLAFFVATTVLPNFMKQGSLSNLEDPEHALASSFIALEMTPVFGVMAALILAFLLGIGMASTGSKTMASFFDEFQAIIEKTISYIIIPLLPFHIFGIFANMAYGGAVFEILSLFGIVFIMIIVLHWTMLMLQYSAAGALKGRNPFSILKTMMPAYFTALGTQSSAATIPVTLRQARKSGANERVTDFTVPLFATIHLSGSTITLVSCAIGVVLLTGGAPSFGSFFPFILMLGVTMIAAPGVPGGAVMAAIGLLQSMLGFDETMVALMIALYLAQDSFGTAANVTGDGALAHIVDRFTNGRKV from the coding sequence ATGAAGTTCAATTTTGGTTTATTGCCGCGTATAGTTGTGGCGATCGTTTTAGGAGTTCTTATTGGTCTAGTTGCACCAGAAAATTTGGTGCGTGTTTTTGCAACATTCACATCGATTTTTGGTAATTTCTTAAACTTTGTTGTTCCACTAATTATTCTTGGATTTATTGCTCCAGGAATTGCGAAATTAGGAAAAGGGTCTGGTAAATTATTAGGAGTTGCTACGGGTATCGCTTATGCGTCCACAATTACGGCTGGTGTGTTAGCATTTTTTGTAGCGACGACTGTATTGCCTAATTTTATGAAGCAAGGATCGTTGAGCAATTTGGAAGATCCGGAACATGCATTAGCATCTTCATTTATTGCACTTGAGATGACACCTGTATTTGGTGTAATGGCTGCCTTGATCTTGGCTTTTCTATTAGGTATCGGTATGGCATCAACAGGAAGCAAAACCATGGCATCGTTTTTTGATGAATTCCAAGCAATTATCGAAAAAACAATCTCATATATCATCATTCCACTTTTACCATTCCATATTTTTGGGATATTTGCCAATATGGCATACGGTGGAGCGGTATTTGAAATCTTGTCGTTATTCGGGATTGTCTTCATCATGATTATCGTTCTTCACTGGACAATGCTAATGCTTCAATATTCAGCGGCAGGTGCGTTAAAAGGAAGAAATCCATTCTCAATTTTAAAAACAATGATGCCTGCTTATTTTACGGCATTAGGAACTCAGTCTTCAGCAGCAACAATTCCGGTCACTTTGCGCCAAGCACGAAAATCTGGAGCAAACGAGCGAGTAACAGATTTTACGGTTCCATTGTTTGCGACAATTCATTTATCAGGGAGCACCATCACATTAGTTTCTTGTGCAATTGGGGTTGTGCTACTAACAGGCGGAGCACCATCCTTCGGTAGTTTCTTCCCATTTATTTTAATGCTAGGCGTCACAATGATTGCGGCACCAGGAGTTCCAGGTGGAGCTGTTATGGCAGCAATCGGTCTGCTGCAAAGTATGCTCGGATTTGACGAGACAATGGTAGCTTTAATGATTGCACTGTATTTGGCACAAGACAGCTTTGGTACTGCTGCTAACGTTACAGGTGATGGTGCATTAGCGCATATTGTAGACCGTTTTACAAATGGCCGTAAAGTTTAA
- the sufD gene encoding Fe-S cluster assembly protein SufD — MTVETNLKMTEQDVRSFSEMNGEPSWFTELRLRSFGEAQSLPLPKPDKTKILSWNFTDFPVHAVESEKFESLEDLTEDVKAIVDLEQKNLYIQHNNTPAFSRVSEDLAAQGVILTDIFTALREHGDLVKKYFMTNGVKTDEHKLTALNAALMNGGAFLYVPKNVVVEEPVQVVFYHDDAEASLFNHVIVVADTSSKVTYVENYYSTVPHANGLANIVSEVFAEDNAQITYGAVDTLAEGFITYVNRRGVAARDARIEWALGMMNDSDTISENTTHLIGDNSFGDTKSVVVGRGSQKQNFTTQVVHWGKDSEGFILKHGVMKDSASSIFNGIGKIEHGATRSNAVQESRVLMLSEKARGDANPILLIDEDDVTAGHAASVGRVDPLQLYYLMSRGITKQEAERLVIHGFLAPVVRVLPIEGVKKQLTEVIERKVR; from the coding sequence ATGACGGTTGAAACAAATTTAAAAATGACCGAGCAGGACGTGCGCTCCTTTTCAGAAATGAATGGTGAACCTTCATGGTTTACTGAGCTTCGTCTTCGTTCGTTTGGTGAAGCGCAAAGCTTGCCACTACCGAAACCAGATAAAACAAAAATTCTTAGCTGGAACTTTACTGATTTTCCAGTGCATGCGGTTGAAAGTGAAAAATTTGAATCGCTTGAAGATTTAACAGAAGATGTTAAAGCTATCGTAGATTTAGAACAAAAAAATCTTTATATCCAACACAATAATACACCTGCATTTTCTCGTGTTTCTGAAGATCTTGCAGCACAAGGTGTTATTTTAACGGATATTTTTACAGCTTTACGTGAACATGGTGATTTAGTCAAAAAATACTTTATGACTAATGGCGTGAAAACAGACGAGCATAAATTGACGGCGCTAAACGCTGCGTTAATGAACGGTGGCGCATTCCTTTACGTGCCGAAAAACGTTGTTGTTGAAGAACCTGTGCAAGTGGTTTTCTATCATGACGATGCAGAAGCGTCATTGTTTAACCATGTAATTGTTGTTGCGGATACAAGCAGTAAAGTAACGTATGTAGAAAACTATTATTCTACAGTTCCACATGCAAATGGTTTAGCGAATATCGTTTCAGAAGTTTTTGCTGAAGATAACGCTCAAATTACGTACGGTGCAGTAGATACGCTAGCAGAAGGGTTTATTACGTATGTAAACCGCCGTGGCGTTGCAGCACGCGATGCACGCATTGAATGGGCTCTAGGCATGATGAATGATAGCGATACAATTTCTGAAAATACAACACACTTGATCGGCGATAATTCTTTCGGCGACACGAAAAGTGTTGTCGTTGGACGAGGGTCCCAAAAACAAAACTTCACAACGCAAGTTGTTCATTGGGGCAAAGATTCAGAAGGATTTATTTTGAAGCATGGTGTTATGAAAGACTCAGCTTCTTCTATTTTTAACGGCATTGGCAAAATTGAACATGGTGCAACAAGATCTAACGCAGTACAAGAATCACGCGTATTGATGTTAAGTGAAAAAGCACGTGGCGATGCAAACCCGATTCTTCTAATCGATGAAGATGATGTAACTGCAGGACATGCAGCATCAGTTGGTCGCGTAGATCCACTTCAATTGTATTATTTGATGAGCCGCGGTATTACAAAACAGGAAGCTGAACGTCTTGTTATTCACGGTTTCTTGGCACCAGTAGTCCGAGTGTTGCCAATCGAAGGCGTCAAAAAGCAATTGACGGAGGTTATCGAAAGGAAAGTCCGCTAA